The proteins below are encoded in one region of Penicillium psychrofluorescens genome assembly, chromosome: 4:
- a CDS encoding uncharacterized protein (ID:PFLUO_007009-T1.cds;~source:funannotate), whose amino-acid sequence MDPNTAFAIKAASISDVPTLAKISSDSFLEDRHTQMKSQGENPYDLEQSMAAYLPRQIASPTSVLLKAVDESTGEIVGWISWGFRGFSPAEIAGPDPDATALISNEVESQKPAEEEKRVQASQEQQAKSEPGPVDDSPIKQLERITDADLRRWMDKVMPEGTRCMFVVSLCVSPKWQGKGVGASLLHWGTRKADAAGVFIWVHSSEGAWRMYQKHGFETLETLDVDLDQYAPSLLLNNQGRTEKWGHYVFRYMKRSPQG is encoded by the coding sequence ATGGATCCAAATACGGCATTTGCCATCAAGGCAGCCTCCATCTCTGATGTTCCAACGCTGGCCAAGATCTCGAGTGATTCCTTCCTCGAAGACCGTCACACGCAAATGAAAAGCCAGGGCGAAAATCCATATGATCTGGAACAATCAATGGCGGCCTATCTGCCTCGACAGATCGCATCGCCCACCTCGGTTCTTTTGAAAGCAGTCGACGAGTCCACAGGAGAGATCGTAGGCTGGATAAGCTGGGGCTTTCGAGGATTTAGTCCCGCTGAGATTGCGGGGCCAGATCCCGACGCCACAGCGCTGATCTCCAATGAAGTTGAATCTCAAAAgcccgccgaggaagagaagagagtGCAAGCCTCTCAAGAGCAGCAGGCCAAGTCCGAACCAGGACCTGTTGATGATAGCCCCATCAAACAGCTTGAAAGAATCACAGACGCTGATTTAAGGCGCTGGATGGATAAAGTGATGCCAGAGGGCACGAGGTGCATGTTTGTGGTTTCTCTATGTGTGTCGCCTAAATGGCAGGGAAAGGGCGTCGGGGCATCCCTCTTACACTGGGGTACTCGGAAAGCTGACGCGGCTGGGGTTTTCATCTGGGTTCATTCATCAGAGGGTGCATGGCGGATGTACCAGAAGCATGGCTTTGAAACCTTGGAAACCCTTGATGTTGATTTGGATCAGTATGCCCCTTCGTTGCTCCTCAACAACCAGGGCAGGACTGAAAAGTGGGGGCATTATGTGTTCCGATACATGAAGCGATCTCCACAGGGCTAG